A window of the Cicer arietinum cultivar CDC Frontier isolate Library 1 chromosome 6, Cicar.CDCFrontier_v2.0, whole genome shotgun sequence genome harbors these coding sequences:
- the LOC101494199 gene encoding uncharacterized protein yields the protein MPEHDRGWDFYLRTLSTSARDSNTANDPASDPSLLQSVKKLHQLCKTENSEDLVARVYPQINKIFQRAVASLSQSRTSNGLLLLAILQFYLDFGEVVLHDADPSLRTFFRSCLSREFADPVVAEAMLEFLIINQKRLLTAFPNLMPQFFPLLLKLIAWNGERLEKLILKAFPGLMSPGSFIPLFPSLLDLPILVVALEKVEKSSGPLIGSSIASIQKNTAPKMLLALMDEAYTGSTIEDGGGDSESEDSSAIDVSDPLFLEILKDENDGIAERPWSSPVMTTILQAAVNSPYSERLKALLRLTPRLFDMYFSIALREVNDSLICALVPLLMSRFATIFPDKIFSYEVHKRLLEFILSTFQRSPNFIALLKKPIMDRLGEAYDSPDKTELALQLCWAIGEHGGGGGSHKDEARELFESLELLLYENLSSSRLGMAQEVSLSSDMETYRRSSQSRLLCFVVTAIAKLATHHRELLPRARVSLGKVARSRISDMRVWKRACDFLGLMKDPAISSSILGPSRSSQGTTQKIGSINWNEGATKMVSHIPFYILGEQEGPPFHDFSFSDILSSR from the exons ATGCCCGAGCATGACAGAGGTTGGGATTTTTACCTCCGAACGCTCTCTACCAGTGCCAGAGATTCCAACACCGCCAACGATCCCGCCTCCGATCCCTCTCTTCTTCAATCC GTGAAGAAGCTTCATCAATTATGCAAGACCGAAAACTCTGAAGACTTGGTAGCTAGGGTTTATCCACAGATTAACAAGATTTTTCAGCGCGCTGTGGCTTCTCTTTCTCAATCTCGAACCTCTAATGGTCTTCTTTTACTC GCAATTCTTCAGTTTTACCTGGACTTTGGGGAAGTTGTTCTCCATGATGCTGATCCTAGTCTTAGGACCTTCTTTCGCTCCTGCTTGAGCag GGAGTTTGCCGATCCTGTCGTCGCAGAAGCAATGCTTGAATTTCTCATTATCAACCAAAAGAGGCTTTTAACTGCCTTTCCTAACTTAATGCCTCAG TTTTTTCCATTGTTGTTGAAGCTGATAGCTTGGAATGGTGAAAG ATTAgagaaactaattttaaaagCCTTTCCGGGATTAATGTCACCTGGGTCATTTATTCCATTGTTTCCATCTTTACTAGACTTGCCTA TTTTGGTGGTGGCATTGGAGAAGGTGGAAAAAAGCTCTGGACCTTTAATTGGAAGCAGCATTGCTTCAATTCAGAAAAATACGGCTCCTAAG atgCTACTTGCCCTTATGGATGAAGCATATACTGGTTCAACTATAGAAGATGGTGGAGGAGATTCTGAATCTGAGGATAGCAGTGCAATTGATGTGTCTGATCCTTTGTTCCTTGAGATcttaaaggatgaaaatgatggTATCGCT GAACGTCCCTGGTCATCACCAGTGATGACTACAATATTACAGGCTGCAGTCAATAGTCCATACTCAGAGAGGCTGAAAGCATTACTCCGCCTGACACCTCGTCTTTTTGACATGTACTTCTCCATAGCATTGCGCGAAGTGAATGATT CTTTGATTTGTGCGTTGGTTCCCCTGCTTATGTCAAGATTTGCAACAATATTTCCAGACAAAATATTCTCTTATGAG GTTCATAAGCGGCTTTTGGAGTTTATACTCTCCACATTTCAGCGCTCGCCAAACTTCATTGCACTTTTAAAG AAACCTATAATGGACAGACTTGGAGAAGCTTATGACAGCCCAGACAAG ACAGAATTGGCATTGCAATTATGTTGGGCCATTGGAGAGcatggtggtggtggtggatctCACAAAGACGAAGCCCGTGAACTTTTTGAGAGTTTAGAActacttttgtatgaaaacctttcCTCAAG TCGTCTTGGCATGGCACAGGAGGTATCCCTTAGTTCTGATATGGAAACCTACAGAAGGTCATCGCAGTCCAGGCTATTGTGTTTTGTCGTGACAGCCATTGCAAAGCTTGCTACGCATCATCGTGAGTTACTACCAAGAGCACGTGTATCCTTGGGCAAG GTTGCTCGGTCTCGAATTTCTGATATGAGAGTATGGAAGCGTGCATGTGATTTCCTGGGTTTGATGAAAGACCCTGCTATAAGTTCATCCATATTAGGACCTTCACGATCTTCACAAGGTACCACACAGAAAATTGGCAGCATAAACTGGAATGAAGGTGCGACAAAGATGGTCTCACATATTCCATTTTACATTCTAGGTGAACAAGAAG GGCCACCTTTTCATGATTTCTCTTTTTCAGATATCCTTTCAAGCAGATGA